In the genome of Desulfuromonas sp., one region contains:
- a CDS encoding 50S ribosomal protein L7/L12 has translation MAKVTKEQVVEFIENMSVLELAELVKELEDKFGVSAAAPVAVAAGPAAGGGEAAAEEEKDEFDVVLTAAGDKKINVIKVVRAVTGLGLKEAKEMVDGAPNTIKEAASKDEAEDLKKQLEEAGASVELK, from the coding sequence ATGGCTAAAGTTACCAAAGAACAGGTTGTTGAATTTATTGAGAACATGTCGGTTCTCGAGCTGGCTGAACTGGTCAAGGAACTGGAAGACAAGTTTGGCGTATCGGCTGCCGCTCCGGTTGCTGTTGCTGCCGGTCCTGCTGCTGGCGGCGGTGAAGCTGCTGCTGAAGAAGAGAAGGATGAGTTTGATGTTGTCCTGACTGCAGCCGGCGACAAGAAGATCAACGTTATCAAGGTTGTTCGTGCCGTCACCGGTCTTGGCCTCAAGGAAGCCAAGGAGATGGTTGACGGTGCCCCGAACACCATCAAGGAAGCCGCATCCAAGGATGAGGCCGAAGATCTCAAGAAGCAGCTTGAAGAGGCCGGCGCATCGGTTGAACTCAAGTAG